Proteins encoded by one window of Anguilla rostrata isolate EN2019 chromosome 9, ASM1855537v3, whole genome shotgun sequence:
- the LOC135263601 gene encoding T-cell surface antigen CD2-like isoform X6: MFAGCVPGIFSSRRKVALWITLLFICIGEINAGDTETVVGKVGNPVFLHPSKLPGNVHEVKWKTPYKIVGKLKDGNLQCGSRYKIFPNGSLRIDSANKNDTAIYMLELFDGNGENTATKSIKLSIQDDVSVPVVHTSCTVDGRVKLICSVQHGNEVTVHWIVHSAWSNHTLDSATANRRILYLRRQTPGYLVCVASNRVSQNFSLPVSMACRAHIFSLAALGLFLLLPTLALAAAMLKKKDTNVPRKDEEHCYVAMQKKTAPPKHDNDAENCYVAMQKKTAPPKHDNDAENCYVAMQKKTAPPKHDNDAEHCYIAMHKKATPPADHDSVNCNPTLPRLNEDGDEHTVEPVIEDVYV; the protein is encoded by the exons ATGTTCGCTGGCTGTGTTCCTGGGATTTTTTCGTCCCGTAGGAAAGTTGCACTGTGGATTACGCttcttttcatttgcattgGGGAAA TTAATGCAGGTGACACAGAGACAGTTGTTGGAAAAGTTGGAAATCCAGTTTTTCTACACCCATCAAAGCTACCAGGAAATGTGCATGAAGTGAAATGGAAAACTCCATACAAAATTGTGGGAAAATTAAAAGATGGAAATTTGCAATGTGGAAGCCGATACAAGATTTTTCCCAATGGTTCTTTGAGAATCGACAGTGCAAATAAGAATGATACTGCAATTTATATGTTGGAATTATTTGACGGAAATGGAGAAAATACAGCTACAAAATCAATCAAGCTCAGCATTCAAG ATGATGTCTCCGTGCCTGTGGTACACACTTCCTGTACGGTCGATGGCAGGGTCAAGCTGATCTGCTCGGTGCAGCACGGGAATGAGGTGACAGTTCACTGGATCGTGCATTCAGCTTGGTCCAATCACACCCTCGACAGCGCTACGGCCAACCGCCGCATCCTCTACCTGCGGCGGCAAACCCCCGGGTACCTGGTCTGTGTGGCGAGCAACAGGGTCAGCCAAAATTTCAGCCTGCCCGTAAGCATGGCCTGTAGGG CTCACATCTTCTCATTAGCGGCCCTGGGACTGTTCCTTTTACTTCCAACACTGGCCTTAGCCGCAGCGAtgctgaagaaaaaagacacaaatgtACCCAGGAAAG ATGAAGAACATTGCTATGTTGCCATGCAGAAGAAAACAGCTCCTCCCAAACACGACAATG ATGCAGAAAATTGCTATGTTGCCATGCAGAAGAAAACAGCTCCTCCCAAACACGACAATG ATGCAGAAAATTGCTATGTTGCCATGCAGAAGAAAACAGCTCCTCCCAAACACGACAATG ATGCGGAACATTGCTATATTGCAATGCACAAGAAAGCAACCCCTCCTGCAGATCATGACAGTG TCAACTGCAACCCAACTCTGCCCAGGCTTAATGAGGATGGGGATGAACACACGGTGGAGCCGGTGATTGAGGACGTCTACGTATGA
- the LOC135263601 gene encoding T-cell surface antigen CD2-like isoform X2 → MFAGCVPGIFSSRRKVALWITLLFICIGEINAGDTETVVGKVGNPVFLHPSKLPGNVHEVKWKTPYKIVGKLKDGNLQCGSRYKIFPNGSLRIDSANKNDTAIYMLELFDGNGENTATKSIKLSIQDDVSVPVVHTSCTVDGRVKLICSVQHGNEVTVHWIVHSAWSNHTLDSATANRRILYLRRQTPGYLVCVASNRVSQNFSLPVSMACRAHIFSLAALGLFLLLPTLALAAAMLKKKDTNVPRKDEEHCYVAMQKKTAPPKHDNDAEHCYVAMQKKTAPPKHDNDAENCYVAMQKKTAPPKHDNDAENCYVAMQKKTAPPKHDNDAEHCYIAMHKKATPPADHDSVNCNPTLPRLNEDGDEHTVEPVIEDVYV, encoded by the exons ATGTTCGCTGGCTGTGTTCCTGGGATTTTTTCGTCCCGTAGGAAAGTTGCACTGTGGATTACGCttcttttcatttgcattgGGGAAA TTAATGCAGGTGACACAGAGACAGTTGTTGGAAAAGTTGGAAATCCAGTTTTTCTACACCCATCAAAGCTACCAGGAAATGTGCATGAAGTGAAATGGAAAACTCCATACAAAATTGTGGGAAAATTAAAAGATGGAAATTTGCAATGTGGAAGCCGATACAAGATTTTTCCCAATGGTTCTTTGAGAATCGACAGTGCAAATAAGAATGATACTGCAATTTATATGTTGGAATTATTTGACGGAAATGGAGAAAATACAGCTACAAAATCAATCAAGCTCAGCATTCAAG ATGATGTCTCCGTGCCTGTGGTACACACTTCCTGTACGGTCGATGGCAGGGTCAAGCTGATCTGCTCGGTGCAGCACGGGAATGAGGTGACAGTTCACTGGATCGTGCATTCAGCTTGGTCCAATCACACCCTCGACAGCGCTACGGCCAACCGCCGCATCCTCTACCTGCGGCGGCAAACCCCCGGGTACCTGGTCTGTGTGGCGAGCAACAGGGTCAGCCAAAATTTCAGCCTGCCCGTAAGCATGGCCTGTAGGG CTCACATCTTCTCATTAGCGGCCCTGGGACTGTTCCTTTTACTTCCAACACTGGCCTTAGCCGCAGCGAtgctgaagaaaaaagacacaaatgtACCCAGGAAAG ATGAAGAACATTGCTATGTTGCCATGCAGAAGAAAACAGCTCCTCCCAAACACGACAATG ATGCAGAACATTGCTATGTTGCCATGCAGAAGAAAACAGCTCCTCCCAAACATGACAATG ATGCAGAAAATTGCTATGTTGCCATGCAGAAGAAAACAGCTCCTCCCAAACACGACAATG ATGCAGAAAATTGCTATGTTGCCATGCAGAAGAAAACAGCTCCTCCCAAACACGACAATG ATGCGGAACATTGCTATATTGCAATGCACAAGAAAGCAACCCCTCCTGCAGATCATGACAGTG TCAACTGCAACCCAACTCTGCCCAGGCTTAATGAGGATGGGGATGAACACACGGTGGAGCCGGTGATTGAGGACGTCTACGTATGA
- the LOC135263601 gene encoding T-cell surface antigen CD2-like isoform X1, which yields MFAGCVPGIFSSRRKVALWITLLFICIGEINAGDTETVVGKVGNPVFLHPSKLPGNVHEVKWKTPYKIVGKLKDGNLQCGSRYKIFPNGSLRIDSANKNDTAIYMLELFDGNGENTATKSIKLSIQDDVSVPVVHTSCTVDGRVKLICSVQHGNEVTVHWIVHSAWSNHTLDSATANRRILYLRRQTPGYLVCVASNRVSQNFSLPVSMACRAHIFSLAALGLFLLLPTLALAAAMLKKKDTNVPRKDAENCYVAMQKKTAPPKHENDEEHCYVAMQKKTAPPKHDNDAEHCYVAMQKKTAPPKHDNDAENCYVAMQKKTAPPKHDNDAENCYVAMQKKTAPPKHDNDAEHCYIAMHKKATPPADHDSVNCNPTLPRLNEDGDEHTVEPVIEDVYV from the exons ATGTTCGCTGGCTGTGTTCCTGGGATTTTTTCGTCCCGTAGGAAAGTTGCACTGTGGATTACGCttcttttcatttgcattgGGGAAA TTAATGCAGGTGACACAGAGACAGTTGTTGGAAAAGTTGGAAATCCAGTTTTTCTACACCCATCAAAGCTACCAGGAAATGTGCATGAAGTGAAATGGAAAACTCCATACAAAATTGTGGGAAAATTAAAAGATGGAAATTTGCAATGTGGAAGCCGATACAAGATTTTTCCCAATGGTTCTTTGAGAATCGACAGTGCAAATAAGAATGATACTGCAATTTATATGTTGGAATTATTTGACGGAAATGGAGAAAATACAGCTACAAAATCAATCAAGCTCAGCATTCAAG ATGATGTCTCCGTGCCTGTGGTACACACTTCCTGTACGGTCGATGGCAGGGTCAAGCTGATCTGCTCGGTGCAGCACGGGAATGAGGTGACAGTTCACTGGATCGTGCATTCAGCTTGGTCCAATCACACCCTCGACAGCGCTACGGCCAACCGCCGCATCCTCTACCTGCGGCGGCAAACCCCCGGGTACCTGGTCTGTGTGGCGAGCAACAGGGTCAGCCAAAATTTCAGCCTGCCCGTAAGCATGGCCTGTAGGG CTCACATCTTCTCATTAGCGGCCCTGGGACTGTTCCTTTTACTTCCAACACTGGCCTTAGCCGCAGCGAtgctgaagaaaaaagacacaaatgtACCCAGGAAAG ATGCAGAAAATTGCTATGTTGCcatgcaaaagaaaacagctCCTCCGAAACACGAGAATG ATGAAGAACATTGCTATGTTGCCATGCAGAAGAAAACAGCTCCTCCCAAACACGACAATG ATGCAGAACATTGCTATGTTGCCATGCAGAAGAAAACAGCTCCTCCCAAACATGACAATG ATGCAGAAAATTGCTATGTTGCCATGCAGAAGAAAACAGCTCCTCCCAAACACGACAATG ATGCAGAAAATTGCTATGTTGCCATGCAGAAGAAAACAGCTCCTCCCAAACACGACAATG ATGCGGAACATTGCTATATTGCAATGCACAAGAAAGCAACCCCTCCTGCAGATCATGACAGTG TCAACTGCAACCCAACTCTGCCCAGGCTTAATGAGGATGGGGATGAACACACGGTGGAGCCGGTGATTGAGGACGTCTACGTATGA
- the LOC135263601 gene encoding T-cell surface antigen CD2-like isoform X4, which translates to MFAGCVPGIFSSRRKVALWITLLFICIGEINAGDTETVVGKVGNPVFLHPSKLPGNVHEVKWKTPYKIVGKLKDGNLQCGSRYKIFPNGSLRIDSANKNDTAIYMLELFDGNGENTATKSIKLSIQDDVSVPVVHTSCTVDGRVKLICSVQHGNEVTVHWIVHSAWSNHTLDSATANRRILYLRRQTPGYLVCVASNRVSQNFSLPVSMACRAHIFSLAALGLFLLLPTLALAAAMLKKKDTNVPRKDAENCYVAMQKKTAPPKHENDEEHCYVAMQKKTAPPKHDNDAEHCYVAMQKKTAPPKHDNDAENCYVAMQKKTAPPKHDNDAENCYVAMQKKTAPPKHDNVNCNPTLPRLNEDGDEHTVEPVIEDVYV; encoded by the exons ATGTTCGCTGGCTGTGTTCCTGGGATTTTTTCGTCCCGTAGGAAAGTTGCACTGTGGATTACGCttcttttcatttgcattgGGGAAA TTAATGCAGGTGACACAGAGACAGTTGTTGGAAAAGTTGGAAATCCAGTTTTTCTACACCCATCAAAGCTACCAGGAAATGTGCATGAAGTGAAATGGAAAACTCCATACAAAATTGTGGGAAAATTAAAAGATGGAAATTTGCAATGTGGAAGCCGATACAAGATTTTTCCCAATGGTTCTTTGAGAATCGACAGTGCAAATAAGAATGATACTGCAATTTATATGTTGGAATTATTTGACGGAAATGGAGAAAATACAGCTACAAAATCAATCAAGCTCAGCATTCAAG ATGATGTCTCCGTGCCTGTGGTACACACTTCCTGTACGGTCGATGGCAGGGTCAAGCTGATCTGCTCGGTGCAGCACGGGAATGAGGTGACAGTTCACTGGATCGTGCATTCAGCTTGGTCCAATCACACCCTCGACAGCGCTACGGCCAACCGCCGCATCCTCTACCTGCGGCGGCAAACCCCCGGGTACCTGGTCTGTGTGGCGAGCAACAGGGTCAGCCAAAATTTCAGCCTGCCCGTAAGCATGGCCTGTAGGG CTCACATCTTCTCATTAGCGGCCCTGGGACTGTTCCTTTTACTTCCAACACTGGCCTTAGCCGCAGCGAtgctgaagaaaaaagacacaaatgtACCCAGGAAAG ATGCAGAAAATTGCTATGTTGCcatgcaaaagaaaacagctCCTCCGAAACACGAGAATG ATGAAGAACATTGCTATGTTGCCATGCAGAAGAAAACAGCTCCTCCCAAACACGACAATG ATGCAGAACATTGCTATGTTGCCATGCAGAAGAAAACAGCTCCTCCCAAACATGACAATG ATGCAGAAAATTGCTATGTTGCCATGCAGAAGAAAACAGCTCCTCCCAAACACGACAATG ATGCAGAAAATTGCTATGTTGCCATGCAGAAGAAAACAGCTCCTCCCAAACACGACAATG TCAACTGCAACCCAACTCTGCCCAGGCTTAATGAGGATGGGGATGAACACACGGTGGAGCCGGTGATTGAGGACGTCTACGTATGA
- the LOC135263601 gene encoding T-cell surface antigen CD2-like isoform X3, whose translation MFAGCVPGIFSSRRKVALWITLLFICIGEINAGDTETVVGKVGNPVFLHPSKLPGNVHEVKWKTPYKIVGKLKDGNLQCGSRYKIFPNGSLRIDSANKNDTAIYMLELFDGNGENTATKSIKLSIQDDVSVPVVHTSCTVDGRVKLICSVQHGNEVTVHWIVHSAWSNHTLDSATANRRILYLRRQTPGYLVCVASNRVSQNFSLPVSMACRAHIFSLAALGLFLLLPTLALAAAMLKKKDTNVPRKDAENCYVAMQKKTAPPKHENDEEHCYVAMQKKTAPPKHDNDAENCYVAMQKKTAPPKHDNDAENCYVAMQKKTAPPKHDNDAEHCYIAMHKKATPPADHDSVNCNPTLPRLNEDGDEHTVEPVIEDVYV comes from the exons ATGTTCGCTGGCTGTGTTCCTGGGATTTTTTCGTCCCGTAGGAAAGTTGCACTGTGGATTACGCttcttttcatttgcattgGGGAAA TTAATGCAGGTGACACAGAGACAGTTGTTGGAAAAGTTGGAAATCCAGTTTTTCTACACCCATCAAAGCTACCAGGAAATGTGCATGAAGTGAAATGGAAAACTCCATACAAAATTGTGGGAAAATTAAAAGATGGAAATTTGCAATGTGGAAGCCGATACAAGATTTTTCCCAATGGTTCTTTGAGAATCGACAGTGCAAATAAGAATGATACTGCAATTTATATGTTGGAATTATTTGACGGAAATGGAGAAAATACAGCTACAAAATCAATCAAGCTCAGCATTCAAG ATGATGTCTCCGTGCCTGTGGTACACACTTCCTGTACGGTCGATGGCAGGGTCAAGCTGATCTGCTCGGTGCAGCACGGGAATGAGGTGACAGTTCACTGGATCGTGCATTCAGCTTGGTCCAATCACACCCTCGACAGCGCTACGGCCAACCGCCGCATCCTCTACCTGCGGCGGCAAACCCCCGGGTACCTGGTCTGTGTGGCGAGCAACAGGGTCAGCCAAAATTTCAGCCTGCCCGTAAGCATGGCCTGTAGGG CTCACATCTTCTCATTAGCGGCCCTGGGACTGTTCCTTTTACTTCCAACACTGGCCTTAGCCGCAGCGAtgctgaagaaaaaagacacaaatgtACCCAGGAAAG ATGCAGAAAATTGCTATGTTGCcatgcaaaagaaaacagctCCTCCGAAACACGAGAATG ATGAAGAACATTGCTATGTTGCCATGCAGAAGAAAACAGCTCCTCCCAAACACGACAATG ATGCAGAAAATTGCTATGTTGCCATGCAGAAGAAAACAGCTCCTCCCAAACACGACAATG ATGCAGAAAATTGCTATGTTGCCATGCAGAAGAAAACAGCTCCTCCCAAACACGACAATG ATGCGGAACATTGCTATATTGCAATGCACAAGAAAGCAACCCCTCCTGCAGATCATGACAGTG TCAACTGCAACCCAACTCTGCCCAGGCTTAATGAGGATGGGGATGAACACACGGTGGAGCCGGTGATTGAGGACGTCTACGTATGA
- the LOC135263601 gene encoding T-cell surface antigen CD2-like isoform X7 yields the protein MFAGCVPGIFSSRRKVALWITLLFICIGEINAGDTETVVGKVGNPVFLHPSKLPGNVHEVKWKTPYKIVGKLKDGNLQCGSRYKIFPNGSLRIDSANKNDTAIYMLELFDGNGENTATKSIKLSIQDDVSVPVVHTSCTVDGRVKLICSVQHGNEVTVHWIVHSAWSNHTLDSATANRRILYLRRQTPGYLVCVASNRVSQNFSLPVSMACRAHIFSLAALGLFLLLPTLALAAAMLKKKDTNVPRKDAENCYVAMQKKTAPPKHENDEEHCYVAMQKKTAPPKHDNDAENCYVAMQKKTAPPKHDNDAEHCYIAMHKKATPPADHDSVNCNPTLPRLNEDGDEHTVEPVIEDVYV from the exons ATGTTCGCTGGCTGTGTTCCTGGGATTTTTTCGTCCCGTAGGAAAGTTGCACTGTGGATTACGCttcttttcatttgcattgGGGAAA TTAATGCAGGTGACACAGAGACAGTTGTTGGAAAAGTTGGAAATCCAGTTTTTCTACACCCATCAAAGCTACCAGGAAATGTGCATGAAGTGAAATGGAAAACTCCATACAAAATTGTGGGAAAATTAAAAGATGGAAATTTGCAATGTGGAAGCCGATACAAGATTTTTCCCAATGGTTCTTTGAGAATCGACAGTGCAAATAAGAATGATACTGCAATTTATATGTTGGAATTATTTGACGGAAATGGAGAAAATACAGCTACAAAATCAATCAAGCTCAGCATTCAAG ATGATGTCTCCGTGCCTGTGGTACACACTTCCTGTACGGTCGATGGCAGGGTCAAGCTGATCTGCTCGGTGCAGCACGGGAATGAGGTGACAGTTCACTGGATCGTGCATTCAGCTTGGTCCAATCACACCCTCGACAGCGCTACGGCCAACCGCCGCATCCTCTACCTGCGGCGGCAAACCCCCGGGTACCTGGTCTGTGTGGCGAGCAACAGGGTCAGCCAAAATTTCAGCCTGCCCGTAAGCATGGCCTGTAGGG CTCACATCTTCTCATTAGCGGCCCTGGGACTGTTCCTTTTACTTCCAACACTGGCCTTAGCCGCAGCGAtgctgaagaaaaaagacacaaatgtACCCAGGAAAG ATGCAGAAAATTGCTATGTTGCcatgcaaaagaaaacagctCCTCCGAAACACGAGAATG ATGAAGAACATTGCTATGTTGCCATGCAGAAGAAAACAGCTCCTCCCAAACACGACAATG ATGCAGAAAATTGCTATGTTGCCATGCAGAAGAAAACAGCTCCTCCCAAACACGACAATG ATGCGGAACATTGCTATATTGCAATGCACAAGAAAGCAACCCCTCCTGCAGATCATGACAGTG TCAACTGCAACCCAACTCTGCCCAGGCTTAATGAGGATGGGGATGAACACACGGTGGAGCCGGTGATTGAGGACGTCTACGTATGA
- the LOC135263601 gene encoding T-cell surface antigen CD2-like isoform X10: MFAGCVPGIFSSRRKVALWITLLFICIGEINAGDTETVVGKVGNPVFLHPSKLPGNVHEVKWKTPYKIVGKLKDGNLQCGSRYKIFPNGSLRIDSANKNDTAIYMLELFDGNGENTATKSIKLSIQDDVSVPVVHTSCTVDGRVKLICSVQHGNEVTVHWIVHSAWSNHTLDSATANRRILYLRRQTPGYLVCVASNRVSQNFSLPVSMACRAHIFSLAALGLFLLLPTLALAAAMLKKKDTNVPRKDAENCYVAMQKKTAPPKHENDEEHCYVAMQKKTAPPKHDNDAEHCYIAMHKKATPPADHDSVNCNPTLPRLNEDGDEHTVEPVIEDVYV; encoded by the exons ATGTTCGCTGGCTGTGTTCCTGGGATTTTTTCGTCCCGTAGGAAAGTTGCACTGTGGATTACGCttcttttcatttgcattgGGGAAA TTAATGCAGGTGACACAGAGACAGTTGTTGGAAAAGTTGGAAATCCAGTTTTTCTACACCCATCAAAGCTACCAGGAAATGTGCATGAAGTGAAATGGAAAACTCCATACAAAATTGTGGGAAAATTAAAAGATGGAAATTTGCAATGTGGAAGCCGATACAAGATTTTTCCCAATGGTTCTTTGAGAATCGACAGTGCAAATAAGAATGATACTGCAATTTATATGTTGGAATTATTTGACGGAAATGGAGAAAATACAGCTACAAAATCAATCAAGCTCAGCATTCAAG ATGATGTCTCCGTGCCTGTGGTACACACTTCCTGTACGGTCGATGGCAGGGTCAAGCTGATCTGCTCGGTGCAGCACGGGAATGAGGTGACAGTTCACTGGATCGTGCATTCAGCTTGGTCCAATCACACCCTCGACAGCGCTACGGCCAACCGCCGCATCCTCTACCTGCGGCGGCAAACCCCCGGGTACCTGGTCTGTGTGGCGAGCAACAGGGTCAGCCAAAATTTCAGCCTGCCCGTAAGCATGGCCTGTAGGG CTCACATCTTCTCATTAGCGGCCCTGGGACTGTTCCTTTTACTTCCAACACTGGCCTTAGCCGCAGCGAtgctgaagaaaaaagacacaaatgtACCCAGGAAAG ATGCAGAAAATTGCTATGTTGCcatgcaaaagaaaacagctCCTCCGAAACACGAGAATG ATGAAGAACATTGCTATGTTGCCATGCAGAAGAAAACAGCTCCTCCCAAACACGACAATG ATGCGGAACATTGCTATATTGCAATGCACAAGAAAGCAACCCCTCCTGCAGATCATGACAGTG TCAACTGCAACCCAACTCTGCCCAGGCTTAATGAGGATGGGGATGAACACACGGTGGAGCCGGTGATTGAGGACGTCTACGTATGA
- the LOC135263601 gene encoding T-cell surface antigen CD2-like isoform X9, whose product MFAGCVPGIFSSRRKVALWITLLFICIGEINAGDTETVVGKVGNPVFLHPSKLPGNVHEVKWKTPYKIVGKLKDGNLQCGSRYKIFPNGSLRIDSANKNDTAIYMLELFDGNGENTATKSIKLSIQDDVSVPVVHTSCTVDGRVKLICSVQHGNEVTVHWIVHSAWSNHTLDSATANRRILYLRRQTPGYLVCVASNRVSQNFSLPVSMACRAHIFSLAALGLFLLLPTLALAAAMLKKKDTNVPRKDAEHCYVAMQKKTAPPKHDNDAENCYVAMQKKTAPPKHDNDAEHCYIAMHKKATPPADHDSVNCNPTLPRLNEDGDEHTVEPVIEDVYV is encoded by the exons ATGTTCGCTGGCTGTGTTCCTGGGATTTTTTCGTCCCGTAGGAAAGTTGCACTGTGGATTACGCttcttttcatttgcattgGGGAAA TTAATGCAGGTGACACAGAGACAGTTGTTGGAAAAGTTGGAAATCCAGTTTTTCTACACCCATCAAAGCTACCAGGAAATGTGCATGAAGTGAAATGGAAAACTCCATACAAAATTGTGGGAAAATTAAAAGATGGAAATTTGCAATGTGGAAGCCGATACAAGATTTTTCCCAATGGTTCTTTGAGAATCGACAGTGCAAATAAGAATGATACTGCAATTTATATGTTGGAATTATTTGACGGAAATGGAGAAAATACAGCTACAAAATCAATCAAGCTCAGCATTCAAG ATGATGTCTCCGTGCCTGTGGTACACACTTCCTGTACGGTCGATGGCAGGGTCAAGCTGATCTGCTCGGTGCAGCACGGGAATGAGGTGACAGTTCACTGGATCGTGCATTCAGCTTGGTCCAATCACACCCTCGACAGCGCTACGGCCAACCGCCGCATCCTCTACCTGCGGCGGCAAACCCCCGGGTACCTGGTCTGTGTGGCGAGCAACAGGGTCAGCCAAAATTTCAGCCTGCCCGTAAGCATGGCCTGTAGGG CTCACATCTTCTCATTAGCGGCCCTGGGACTGTTCCTTTTACTTCCAACACTGGCCTTAGCCGCAGCGAtgctgaagaaaaaagacacaaatgtACCCAGGAAAG ATGCAGAACATTGCTATGTTGCCATGCAGAAGAAAACAGCTCCTCCCAAACATGACAATG ATGCAGAAAATTGCTATGTTGCCATGCAGAAGAAAACAGCTCCTCCCAAACACGACAATG ATGCGGAACATTGCTATATTGCAATGCACAAGAAAGCAACCCCTCCTGCAGATCATGACAGTG TCAACTGCAACCCAACTCTGCCCAGGCTTAATGAGGATGGGGATGAACACACGGTGGAGCCGGTGATTGAGGACGTCTACGTATGA
- the LOC135263601 gene encoding T-cell surface antigen CD2-like isoform X8 codes for MFAGCVPGIFSSRRKVALWITLLFICIGEINAGDTETVVGKVGNPVFLHPSKLPGNVHEVKWKTPYKIVGKLKDGNLQCGSRYKIFPNGSLRIDSANKNDTAIYMLELFDGNGENTATKSIKLSIQDDVSVPVVHTSCTVDGRVKLICSVQHGNEVTVHWIVHSAWSNHTLDSATANRRILYLRRQTPGYLVCVASNRVSQNFSLPVSMACRAHIFSLAALGLFLLLPTLALAAAMLKKKDTNVPRKDEEHCYVAMQKKTAPPKHDNDAENCYVAMQKKTAPPKHDNDAEHCYIAMHKKATPPADHDSVNCNPTLPRLNEDGDEHTVEPVIEDVYV; via the exons ATGTTCGCTGGCTGTGTTCCTGGGATTTTTTCGTCCCGTAGGAAAGTTGCACTGTGGATTACGCttcttttcatttgcattgGGGAAA TTAATGCAGGTGACACAGAGACAGTTGTTGGAAAAGTTGGAAATCCAGTTTTTCTACACCCATCAAAGCTACCAGGAAATGTGCATGAAGTGAAATGGAAAACTCCATACAAAATTGTGGGAAAATTAAAAGATGGAAATTTGCAATGTGGAAGCCGATACAAGATTTTTCCCAATGGTTCTTTGAGAATCGACAGTGCAAATAAGAATGATACTGCAATTTATATGTTGGAATTATTTGACGGAAATGGAGAAAATACAGCTACAAAATCAATCAAGCTCAGCATTCAAG ATGATGTCTCCGTGCCTGTGGTACACACTTCCTGTACGGTCGATGGCAGGGTCAAGCTGATCTGCTCGGTGCAGCACGGGAATGAGGTGACAGTTCACTGGATCGTGCATTCAGCTTGGTCCAATCACACCCTCGACAGCGCTACGGCCAACCGCCGCATCCTCTACCTGCGGCGGCAAACCCCCGGGTACCTGGTCTGTGTGGCGAGCAACAGGGTCAGCCAAAATTTCAGCCTGCCCGTAAGCATGGCCTGTAGGG CTCACATCTTCTCATTAGCGGCCCTGGGACTGTTCCTTTTACTTCCAACACTGGCCTTAGCCGCAGCGAtgctgaagaaaaaagacacaaatgtACCCAGGAAAG ATGAAGAACATTGCTATGTTGCCATGCAGAAGAAAACAGCTCCTCCCAAACACGACAATG ATGCAGAAAATTGCTATGTTGCCATGCAGAAGAAAACAGCTCCTCCCAAACACGACAATG ATGCGGAACATTGCTATATTGCAATGCACAAGAAAGCAACCCCTCCTGCAGATCATGACAGTG TCAACTGCAACCCAACTCTGCCCAGGCTTAATGAGGATGGGGATGAACACACGGTGGAGCCGGTGATTGAGGACGTCTACGTATGA